One stretch of Methylopila sp. 73B DNA includes these proteins:
- a CDS encoding peptidoglycan-binding domain-containing protein → MPKPSARSFDAHDSFGDRPVRGGIAELVRRRPVDVLAGLVAAAGVATILVNALLLQEGRHPAPFFGEHPAVTPAAAPARPTLQRSELVAQIQEALRARGDYDGPVDGLIGARTAAAIASFERGADLPIHGEPNDRVLAALLIAPAKPTPQPAPAAATKPSAALRTPVPAPSPSPTVTGSTSVAGPKMMAVQRALSKLGYGPVASDGKMGAATRNALQEFERDRKLPVTGEPNPQTLRQLQAVFGAPLE, encoded by the coding sequence GTGCCTAAGCCCTCCGCACGCTCCTTCGACGCCCACGACAGCTTCGGCGACCGCCCCGTCCGCGGCGGGATCGCCGAACTTGTCCGCCGCCGTCCGGTCGACGTCCTCGCGGGGCTCGTCGCGGCGGCGGGCGTCGCCACCATTCTGGTCAACGCGCTGTTGCTGCAGGAGGGCCGGCACCCCGCGCCGTTCTTCGGCGAGCACCCCGCCGTAACGCCAGCCGCGGCGCCGGCGCGGCCGACCCTGCAGCGCAGCGAACTGGTCGCGCAGATCCAGGAGGCCCTGCGCGCACGCGGCGACTACGACGGTCCGGTCGACGGCCTGATAGGCGCGCGCACCGCGGCGGCGATCGCGTCGTTCGAGCGGGGCGCAGACCTGCCGATCCACGGCGAGCCGAACGACCGCGTGCTCGCGGCCTTGCTGATCGCGCCGGCGAAGCCGACGCCGCAGCCGGCTCCGGCGGCCGCGACGAAGCCTTCGGCCGCGCTGCGGACGCCCGTCCCCGCGCCTTCGCCGTCGCCCACCGTCACGGGCTCCACCAGCGTCGCCGGGCCGAAGATGATGGCGGTGCAGCGGGCGCTGTCCAAGCTTGGTTACGGACCGGTCGCCAGCGACGGCAAAATGGGCGCCGCCACCCGCAATGCGCTGCAGGAGTTCGAGCGCGACCGGAAGCTGCCGGTGACCGGCGAGCCGAACCCCCAGACGCTGCGCCAGCTTCAGGCCGTGTTCGGCGCGCCGCTGGAGTGA
- a CDS encoding DUF1491 family protein: protein MSARLTSDFWVAAYVRRCHLAGAYALVRRRGSPEAGAIFLVIDRLDGRNDLYAPAPQAEVENARARTFERVAEGVDGLAIEERLAREMRFDSDVWIIAVEDRDGRAFLNDGL from the coding sequence ATGAGCGCCCGGCTCACCTCCGACTTCTGGGTCGCGGCCTATGTCAGGCGCTGCCATCTGGCCGGGGCCTATGCGCTGGTGCGCCGGCGCGGCTCGCCTGAGGCGGGCGCGATCTTCCTCGTGATCGACCGTCTGGACGGGCGCAACGATCTCTATGCGCCGGCGCCCCAGGCCGAGGTGGAGAACGCCCGCGCGCGGACGTTCGAACGGGTTGCGGAGGGCGTCGATGGCTTGGCCATCGAGGAGCGCCTCGCCCGCGAGATGCGCTTCGATTCGGACGTGTGGATCATCGCCGTCGAGGACCGGGACGGCCGGGCTTTTCTCAACGACGGCCTCTGA
- a CDS encoding DUF2336 domain-containing protein, protein MSDDLLPIETLERLSRQEGVDVRPTLVRVLTDLYVQKAHHAPEEIARYEELALQLLDVVDAETRTIVARKLAEDERAPASLIARLLDDAPEVAAPIIARFPRVPRTLLLSLALDGGVLEACAVARRPDVDADMVRLLAHHPDDLVLETLVANPAATPSDATLAALVARGLGAPALAAALLRREDYDQAALAPLYLIANPEQRAGIRAALAERPSRPPLGVRSLRTSDLVDAAILEAAAQSGSRRLVAEAIADALGLTPAVAAQMTAEPSGEPFVLMLRAVGLDRDAIARALLVAQPEIAQSVPRFFDLVEIADATPRAAAAELVAALTGVDTATAAPRHEPMFDPSGTPERAGQARSAPRLRRPAIARSKESGRSR, encoded by the coding sequence ATGAGCGACGACCTGCTGCCCATCGAAACGCTCGAACGCCTGTCCCGGCAGGAGGGCGTCGACGTTCGGCCGACTTTGGTCCGCGTGCTGACGGACCTCTACGTGCAGAAGGCGCACCACGCGCCCGAGGAGATCGCGCGCTACGAAGAGCTCGCGCTGCAGCTGCTCGACGTGGTGGACGCCGAAACCCGGACCATAGTGGCCCGTAAGCTCGCAGAGGACGAGCGGGCGCCGGCGAGCCTGATCGCGCGGCTGCTCGACGACGCCCCCGAGGTCGCGGCCCCCATCATCGCGCGGTTCCCGCGCGTTCCCCGCACGCTTCTGCTCAGCCTCGCGCTCGACGGAGGCGTGCTGGAGGCCTGCGCCGTGGCGCGACGGCCCGACGTCGACGCAGACATGGTGCGGCTGCTCGCGCACCACCCCGACGACCTTGTGCTGGAGACGCTCGTGGCGAACCCCGCCGCGACGCCGTCCGACGCCACCCTCGCCGCGCTCGTGGCGCGAGGCCTCGGCGCGCCGGCGCTGGCCGCAGCGCTGCTGCGCCGGGAGGACTACGATCAGGCCGCCCTCGCGCCGCTCTACCTCATAGCCAATCCCGAACAGCGGGCCGGCATCCGCGCCGCGCTCGCCGAACGGCCCAGCCGCCCACCCCTCGGCGTGCGCAGCCTCCGCACGAGCGATCTGGTCGACGCCGCCATCCTCGAAGCGGCCGCACAGAGCGGCAGCCGCCGGCTCGTGGCCGAAGCGATCGCGGACGCTCTCGGCCTCACGCCCGCCGTCGCCGCGCAGATGACCGCGGAGCCGAGCGGCGAACCCTTCGTTCTCATGCTGCGGGCGGTCGGTCTCGATCGCGACGCGATCGCTCGCGCGCTGCTCGTCGCCCAGCCCGAGATCGCGCAATCCGTCCCCCGGTTCTTCGATCTGGTGGAGATCGCCGACGCCACGCCGCGCGCCGCCGCAGCGGAGCTCGTGGCGGCTCTTACGGGCGTCGACACCGCGACCGCCGCCCCTCGTCACGAGCCGATGTTCGATCCGTCCGGTACGCCCGAGCGCGCCGGACAGGCCCGCTCGGCGCCGCGCCTCCGCCGGCCTGCCATTGCGCGCAGCAAGGAATCGGGTCGCTCGCGCTGA
- a CDS encoding DUF1254 domain-containing protein: MMRLFHAVVVGLFLAGVVHVGSLLAVPSLAPRGPYDRLAALPADGRFVALPDDGANADLLAFSDPFFVVAACRYDLAEGPVTVRAALPSTYGAVAIHERRGAPFYALTDKAATNGTVEVVILRENDVAAAEEDETAQARPSIRIVSPTDAGFVLVRLFAQAPSARPALKALAESATCGRSTPPPSTP, encoded by the coding sequence ATGATGCGCCTGTTCCACGCCGTGGTGGTCGGCCTGTTCCTCGCCGGCGTCGTGCATGTTGGGTCGCTGCTCGCGGTCCCGTCGCTCGCGCCGCGCGGGCCCTATGACCGGCTGGCGGCGCTTCCGGCTGACGGACGCTTCGTGGCCCTGCCGGACGACGGGGCGAACGCGGACCTGCTCGCCTTCTCCGACCCCTTTTTCGTGGTGGCCGCCTGCCGCTACGATCTCGCCGAGGGCCCGGTGACGGTGCGCGCCGCCCTGCCCTCGACCTATGGCGCGGTCGCGATCCACGAACGGCGCGGCGCGCCGTTCTATGCGCTCACCGACAAGGCGGCGACCAACGGGACGGTCGAGGTGGTGATCCTGCGCGAGAACGACGTCGCGGCGGCCGAGGAAGACGAGACCGCGCAGGCGCGGCCTTCGATCCGGATCGTCTCGCCGACCGACGCCGGCTTCGTGCTGGTGCGGCTGTTCGCGCAAGCGCCCAGTGCGCGCCCAGCGCTCAAGGCGCTCGCCGAAAGCGCGACATGCGGTCGGTCGACGCCCCCGCCGTCTACCCCTTGA